The Salvelinus namaycush isolate Seneca chromosome 37, SaNama_1.0, whole genome shotgun sequence sequence AACACCTATACAAGGATAAAGAGACTTGCCAGTTATTATCCAACAGCTTTCAATAAACACGAATTCATATTGTGATTTGTGTAACACAATAACACAACGATTGTTGTGTTTATTGATAGTGTCCTACCTTTATAGATGTTATGCGGCATCAATTTTACTTCTGAATAATCAGACAACTAAGTTCTTTCTGAACAATACAGAACAACAGTTTAACCTGTGATACTGTTTCAAAGAGACAAAAGCTCATACAGCATCACCATGAAGCAGTTTATTTTGTTCTGGGACAAACTGTAACAGCAGGGATATTGTAGGCACTAATTGTTCATGCTGAGGAGATTCAGATAAAGTCTATTGTTCCCAACAAACCTCAGATTGGAGAACTTAGGgagaaataatatgtctgtattTCAGTGTGTAGGGCTCTGGTTCCATCCAGTCCACCCTACAAAGCAGCTAGGATTCAAGGTGACTCTTCTGTTGACTTGTAATGGTTCAGTTGAGTTTGGGTGCGCTTGGCTGAGTACAATGGTCCTGCTGATTGAAGTCCTGTTGGTTAATAACGTTTTGTTGAGTTGAATGTTGTCCGAACTGAATTAGGTAAACTGTGCTGTGTATGCTTGGTCTGATGCTGTATCCTGGTGACAGAGGTGTTCATGGGTCTTGTCCAATCACCCAATCTGTTTCCAGTGCCAGTGCCAGATGTTAGTGACTGTCCAATCAGGTTCAGCTCCCCTGGTCAGCTCCCGGTGGAATCTGAGaggagaaatagagggagggagagagagaaagtggggtagagggagagaaacacattAAAATTAGATCTAATAGGAATTGCTTTAGATTTTTCTATGGTGTTTTAGCACCTCTGCAAAGTGACAAGAGAAGTAGAgtgaatgagacagagagagagaaagagagtgtgacgACAAATATTTTTTATGGAGTATACTTTTGAAGATGAGAAAAGTTGTTTCCAAACAGCTGAGGGAAGACCATTGAAACCAATGCTGACAAACAACCAAACTAATCTTCCCACCATCACCTTGAAAATAAGGTGAAGCATCTTAACAGAGCTCTCTTATCCTGCCAAACTGTATCTCAGCAATGAAAGGGAAAACATATGAAGTATGACAGGCTTTTAGAAAAGAGTTTAAGACCTGAAACAATGAGAGTGAGATTCTGGCCAACTAGATAGATGGGTATTACGTATGACAACAAAACCGTGTGGTCCAATTCCTAACGGGATTTCTGATCAGGAATGGGAGAAGAAGCTTGATCCTGCTCCGTGGATCGGAAGTGGATTTAATTCCTGTCATTGTGCTTGGAGCAAATCGCGTAAGTGATTCAGACCAAATCAGAAGTTACAACACTGAAGCTTTCTCTTCAATTGGTTATCCATAGGTGTACTTTTATAGCACTTAGGAAGTGTTATAACACATTAATTACACTGTCAACATGGCTGTCATAACACACTACAATACTATGAGACGTAATACAGAAAATATAAAAGAATCAAGAGCAACTACAATGTGCTTTCTTTATACACAATATAACTAACTACCTCACGTAGAGGTTTGTATGCTTCCATACTTCCCCCAACCTTTCTCTATGAGATGCAGAAAATTAAGTCTCTGGTTAAATGTTTCCATTACTTAATTTTGGGTTCACATACATGGAGAAAGTAAAGAAAATATTGACAAACTCTCGCATATCAAATCTCTTGGTTTATCCATCAAGATACATTAAGAGATTAAGAATTGGTGGAGACACAGCACTAAAAAGTATTTAATTTATATTTAAACATATTTAAGTAAAATTTAGGGAgacttaataataataatccaaACATTTGGATGCGTGAAATGAATATTGATTAGTCGGATGCCATGCTTACTCATAGACAGCTGTCACTATCTTCTTCTGTGGGCCGTCTTCTTCAGTGGCGGCCATTTTGAATATCTTGGTACTCTCCGGGTCCTCAGGAACATCAGCAGTGGACATATGCCAGAACCTAATCACAATGAAGCAAAACTTCCTACCTGAGAATAACAGAGGAAGCAGGAAAACAGAGTGTTAACAAAAGACAAATATACAGAAACAGTGAAGTAGGACAAAGTTATGCATCACActcgcacgcacgcgcacacacacagcaatacCATTTGAATCAAAAACTATGGAAACTTCCTCTGGCAGAATAAATATAATATCGTCCAATGAGATAGCTAGATGTCTTCTTTGGGTTTCTGAGAGAGCCCTACATCTCTGTTGCGCATAGACCACCATCTGAAATGAAACCAGATAAGACACAGCTTATGGGACATGGCTATAACAGGGGCCATTGATTCGTCAGAAAACTGATAAAGGAATCTAAAACAGAACACAACACTTTGTCTTTACAATAGACTATAATGTAGATGAATATAAAATACGACTTTGGAGATGGTAAGAGTAGGCTACCTCAGTTGATACCAACCCTCTCAGCTCCTCAAAGTTGCCATTGGACATCATGGTGGAGACATGGACCAGTGCCTATTGCAAAGACCAGGTCAGTCAAGTGTCTAGTTCACATTTGCCAATGTGTAGTTTCTAGTATCCCAAACATATATGACGAATACAGTGAGTTATGACCCTATCATAAAGCTGACATAACCCTTATCAAACAAGGGATATAATGATATACCAAAGAGCAGCCTATATATAACACCTGAGAAACCATACCTGCTTGACTCCATTGTCAAATTCCACACTATTAATGCCCAATTGAAAATAGAGTTCTATCAGGTAGATGTGGACTTTATTCCGAATCCACGTGAGTGGATCAGGGATGCCGACAACTGTGATGCCATGATGACCATGGCCGCCAGTGCGCTTCCGTTCATTCTCGCGCTCTGTGCAGTAGTGCCTGTATTTCTcatgggggaaaaaaacactttGTCGCCACAAGTTATGCAAGCTACATTGTGCGGTCGGTTCTCCAAGCGGACCCGCGGTGCACGTATAGGTAGACGTCAATGAACGGCATAGGGGCTGTTTTGCCATTGTGGAATAGGTCCTATTCAAGGGGGAGGCCAGCGAAGACACGTAGGAGCGCTTTACCAACCCGCGGAGCTCACGGCACGTGGCGATACATGTAAACCGCTGCATCATGCCAACGCACTTGCGAAAGCAAAACGATATAGTATAATTTTCATTCTGGATTTTGATAGAAAGCAATATGCATTCTCCTGTGTGGTTCTTCCGGCAACCTTATGTAACTGTCCGATGCTGTACCCATAATCCTTATGGAAAATACACAACATTTACTGTACCTACAATATCCAGTAGAGGGAACTAAATGTCTACAATTTAGTCTTGTACATGGATAGTTTCACAACTAAAATTGTCGGGGGAAAATATGCAAGTTTCTGAGCGTAAAATATTACCCATGGAACCTTGAATTGCAGAAGTTCTGTAAGGTCTTATTTCTAAAACGTTGCATTCCAGAACCATGCCTTTAAAGCTGCGatttgtaactttttgggtgacaatccaaatgcacatagaaatgtgaATTATAGATCTGTCATCCTCATTGAAAGCatgtctaagaagcagtagatatgttctatgtgctaTTTCTATTCTTTCCATTgttaagtttcgtttttgcatcttttactttcaatTCTGtaaaccagcttcaaacagcttaaCAGTATTTTTggttatgtaaaatatatttcatactggtttagatggtacaatgattctctacattatacttgcttgttttgttacataaactgaaattaggtgaactattagaatttgaGCATTCAGGAAATGTGGATAGAATAGTGTAtatacagcaatagttgaataggttggacttgactagaatacagtataaacatatgaaatggataaaacagtatgtaaacgtTATTAGTGACCAGTGTTCCTTGTCTATGTACTTTAGGGCAGCAGCATCTAAGATTCAGggatgagtaaccgggtggtagccggctagtgacagtgactaagttcaggacagggacaggacaggacagggtactgggtggaggctggctagtgatggctatttaacagtctgatggccttgagatagaatctgtttttcagtgtctcagtcccagctttgattcacctgtactgaccttgccttctggatggtagcggggtgaacaagccgtggctcaggtggctgaAGTCCTTGTTGATCTTCTTGACCTTCCTTTGACACCAGGTGCTGTAGATGTActgaagggcaggcagtgtgGTCCCGGTGATGCGTTAGGCTGACCGGTGCGGTTGCCATGCCGGTGCTGTTGCCATGTGAcatagcctgacaggatgctctcaatggtgcatctgtaaaagtttgtgagggtcttaggggccaagccacatttcttcagcctcctgaagacgctgttgcgtcttcttcaccacactgtctgtgtgggtggaccattttaaACCCCCTGTGctatgtacgccgaggaacttgaatcttttcaccttctccactgtggcccCATCGGTGTGGATGgaggtgtgctccctctgctgtctcctgaagtccacaatcagctccttcgttttgttgatgttgagggagaggttattttcttaGCACAACTCCGCcgggccctcacctcttccctgtagactgtctcgtcTTTGTTGGTAATctggcctaccattgttgtgttgtctgcagacttgatgattgagttggaggcgtgcgtggccatgcagtcatgggtaacagggagtacaggagggggctgagcacgcacaaTTGTGGGGCCCACAAATGCTTAGGCctacattgtgtgtgtgagagagagcgagagaaagagagaaaaaaacacagcAATGGTTGAGTAAACATACAACTGTGTTCAAATAGCTTTgttttcagttggatgtttgtgcACAGGTGCACAAAATCATTGTCTCAAAAGCTGAAATTTGATCAGTAGACCAAAACATAATTAAATTCCCGCTGTTCTTGGTGATTACAGGTCACGAACATTTGTGTTTGCTTGATATTTCAATTTCCTTTTAGTATTCAGGCGAATTAATCGGATAATATATTCTAGTTTGAGATAATATTCCCACGCATGAAAACAAGCGGAGAGACGCCTGCGTGTGTCCACACCCCTTTAAGTTCTGCAAGTCATTTTATTGATAAATAATTGCTAGCGCAGCACTTGATTATTGAAATTGCATTCAGATATGGAAACCTTTCTGAGAGTATTATAGTAATCATCCATGTCAGTTTAAAATACTTTTACATCTGTCGGTTGAATGGAGCAAAATAATAAAATCTATTGCTGCTCTGATTCCACACAATTGCCAAACTATTTCTATATGAGAATGATGCCATCTTCATGTGCAGGCAACAGTTTGGAATTTAATTGTAGTTGGTAAAGCCATAATCTCTTTTGCCACTTTTGTCCGCAACTTTGTCAATAAAACATCCCCATTAACAGGCCAGCAAAtacaatacatttaaaacatttaaaagaaaGAAATGTGACAAGGTAGGAACTATAGTTTTGGTCAGTGTTTCCCCTGGGACTATAATGAGTGGTGAACATGTAAACTGGTATAAAAACCCTCCGTGCATACCTGTCCCCCCCACTCCTCCCCATTAATCTAATATTATTGACTTTAATATAATTTATTATCTAATTTCTTAGTTAGCTATTTTATCTTTTAACCTAATAAAGTTTATTTTAAATAAAATCATGTTGGGAAATCACATTTGTTGAATGCTTACAGGGAAACTACCTGACCTAAGAGCACCTTTAGAATCCCAATTAAAATCCAATTTAAAGCATAGAAATGCCTTGATCTAACCACGCCCTCCCTCCTTGATCCTTGCCTGCCTCGCGTCTTCCTCCCATCCAAGAGAACTATATGGACAGAAAAGAGCAGAAACTCTGAGCTGTCCCATCAGGCCCAGTTAGTCTTAATCTCTCTTAGTCTCTTAGTGTCCAGATGAGAGCTTTTGTGCAGAAGGTACTGTGTGGAGTCATTAGGCTACTGCGTCCTTGCTGTTGGCCCTACTAGTCTACAGTGTATATGTGTGAGAGCAACCATTTTCTGACCATGCTTTTTTAAAGAAGTATTTGGGTTTTGGTCAAGAGTTTTCTGAGAAGTTATGCTtgttttttatataaaaatgtacatacacatatacagtaccattaaAAACTACTCATTcaaagatttttctttatttttactattttctacattgtagaataatattgaagacatcaaaactatgaaataacacatatggaatcatgtagtaagaaaaaagtgttaaacaaatcaaaatatattttatatttgagattctgcaaagtagccaccctttgccatgatgacggcattgcacactcttggcattctttcaacaagcttaatgaggaatgcttttccaacagtcttgaaagagttcccacatatgctgagcacttgttggctgcttgtccttcactctgcagtccaactcatccttaaccatctcaattgggttgaggtcgggtgattgaggTCGGGTGAACTCCCTGTAGGCCTAGATGGGTAGTTCGAATAAACCCTTACAGAAAAACCACAttcacatgtggaaaatcacatTATTTCACATtcacatttcacatgtgaaaaagtgttttttgaaCACTTTTCATGTGCACTCTtataaaaaagggttccaaaagtgttcttcaactgtccccataggagaaccatttttggttccaggtacttTTTGGTCTACAAGGAACCCAACACgtttctacttggaaccaaaaggttTCTGCAAAGTATTCTCCGATGGGGACAGcggaagaacccttttaggttctagatagcaccttttttttagTAAGTGTGCAGTGtaatgttatcacatgttgctttacatGTTGTCACGTGTTATCTTTAACTTCACATAAAATCACATGTGATtgcatgaaaacatgtttttgaaacACTTCATATGCTCATGTAAAATTCATGTGTTTTTTCCGTATGGGGATTAAATAAagaaagagataaagaaagaTCAATGCAATATCCACATTTTAGATGCAAATCCATGGATCAAATTTAAAGGGCAATTCCGCCACTTTccaacctcatattcattatctcgAGCACCATACCAGTCTACATATGTGATAACGTGTTTCTATGATCTGTACTTAAAAAGATAAGAAGAAAGATCCCAACCCACAAAAAatctgtgacatcacagggtaggaTTCAAAGTCAGAAAAActgtgattttcaaaacctgcaacgAGGTGTTGTCTTTTCTTGCTCCCCACATCACCGTGAATCTCATAGTGTTTGGAAAtcactgtttttaaaatgttttgacttttgatgatgtcattgggtAGAACTTTTTAACTTTATAATTTTTCTCCTGAAACAATGAAATATGCTATTTTCATAGACACTAatattgtgctggagataatgaaaacGAGGTTGACAAGTGGTAGAATTGCTTTTTAAGACAGTCATTATCATCCTATTATGGTTATAAGAAGCTGAGGCCTTATCTGCCTCATCAGCACTCTGTTTGTTAGTCAAGTCTTTCCCATGTCATGCCACTGAAAGGCACTGTTGTCCACAAATGAACCCATGAATGCCATAGGTTGATAGTGAATTACAAATCACTGTTGTTGAAACGCATAACTGCTATCTGTCTTTATTAAAGATTTGGATAAACAATTGAAAACAAATTGAAAACAAACTTCTACAAATTGTCCTAGCATACTTGGACCTGCAGACGTTTCACATTTTTGTTGTGGCCCTGAACTAGCTCACTGAATTCACCTATTCAAGGGCTTAATGATTAGTTGACGagtggaatcaggtgtgctaCTGTAGCTGTGGAATAGTTCAAATACATTGAATGGCTgcggtccccgaggagaggtttgaaaaccCCTGGCCTAGACTTAACTGTGATGATTGAACGAAGCATGAGGACTTCTGAGTGCGTGTTCAATGTGCGTCCTCTCCCCCTTAAATGTGCGTCCTCTCCTCAAGACCTGTGGCCTTTGTTAGTACGTTGTCAAGGAGGGTGTTCATGTGCTTTTGCGAGCAGAGGATCACTAGTTCGAGCCTGGTatgggacagggacagtggaggaagcaCGCGGACGCTGGTTTCGCTTATACAACCGAACAGCTTGCTTTTACTATTTAACACAACTTTCTTGCAATAACTTTTATGCCATGTGCACTACAGGTTTGCCATGTATTATCTCACTATTGGCAAGTGGCCACTTGCACAATCCTCGGCCAAGGTGTGTTGATCAAGGAGAAAAGAAAAATCCACATTTACAAATTGAAATTGGAGTGACAGTCACCGCAGGAACAAGCTCAAAGTGAAAGCACAACATCGATTcaggaaaataaatcatatatttatttaatttttccTTCCCAAAATATATCTTAAAATAATATAGAGCTTGTTGATCAAGATTCTGAGCAAAGATGCCTCCTTAACTTTGGTGCAGGTTAATGAGAGAAGTAATAGTTCCTGATTTTTTTCCATCACAAATAATTTTTTCAACTCGTTTTTGTATCTATGCATAAATTTAAAAATCCGCTGAAATGTATTATTCATCTGAGATGTGATTAATATGCAAAATTATGTAAATTAAGATGCAATTAGGCTCCAATTCTCTAGTGGAATTTTCCATTATAATTTAATACAAAGTAACAGAGTAATTGGTGTCACGTGTAATTACGGTTACTCAAGTATACTTTCAGGCATGCAAATGATTTGCTATATGTTGGTTATCCTATGCAAATGTACCATGTGGTGCTTTAACAAGTTGGGAAATATGAAGGGAAACCAAGAGGGATTAACAAAAAAGGTAACTCCACCAAAGTGCATTTCTTTATTATGAATGGACATTCTAGGTGCTGTATGTTTTAGGATGAATTTACCAAAGATACTTGTCAAGAAAGCAGTCAACTGAATGTTGAGGAGATAGATGGGGCCTCTTATATTGAAGCTTCTAAAACATCACCTGTGCACATCACTATCATATTGTATCTGATCAATGAGAAAAGTAACATCACTTTCAGAGATGGACGAACTAGCATAACAGTTGGATATAAACAGTTTTCTGTTTTCGCGGGCTAAATTGGGCATTGAGTAACATTAAAACTGTTGATTGCCAATCAGGGGAGATCATGCTAGAGAAAATAAAGGGGCCATGAATATTATACTATATTTGATCAATGTGAAAGAAAATGTCACAACCAATAGTAGGCCTGCAACATAATGTATGAGCTCAATTACTCTGCACAGGGTGACTAACTTCCCCGTGGCAGTCTGCACTGAGGGGAGAAAAAACCGATTATGTAATTGATATCTATTTAGATAGAATAAAAGTCCTTTACTGCTTCTTGGGAAATTCCTTTGCGGAGAGCAACTCCCTCTCAGGAGCCAAATTGATTTAAAATTGTTACATGGCTGGTTACATGTCCTGACATCTtgctttgctctctctctctctctctctctctctctctctctctctctctctctctctctctctctctctctctctctctctctctctctctctctctctctctctctctctctctctctctctctctctctctctctctctctctctctctctctctctctctctctctctctctctctctctctctctctctctctctctctctttctctctctatcacgCTCTCTCcctatatatcacacacacagaaacacacacacacacacacacacacacacacacacacacacacacacacacacacacacacacacacacacacacacacacacacacacacacacacacacacacacacacacacacacacacacacacactgctatctGTCTTGTTCATGATCATTGCACTGAACAAAGACGTCCTTCCCCCCTCTCCCAGCGCTCTCTCCGCCTCCACGCTGTGTGCCTGCCTGCTTGCACAACTCTCTCAAAGAACATAATCCCTCAACAAAATGCCAACACAAAAGAAACTTGAGCTCAATCCTATAACACACGGACACAGCAGACAATGCCCCCTCCcaccagtccccccccccccccccccatcccggCTTCTCTCCCAGCAATAAATGCCCCGTGGCACAGATCAGGCATTATCAGCCCCCCCTCATCCCatttcccctcctccatctccatccttctctccctccctcttttccccaAGCAGGATGATAAGAACCCCCACTCCCCCAGAGACACACACTGCAATCTCCCCTACCTTCCCCAGTCTCTCCCATACCTCCACACACACGACCCATCCCTATCATTAGAGCTGAAGAATGGAGGCTGCAGCTCCATAAACAAGGGTCTCTGTGACCTAAAGACAGACTGATGTGTCATGCAGATAATGGATCACTTACTGTAGGTTGCCAGGGTGATACTGATGATGGACAGCCAGATTAGAGAAATGTAATGCCGAATGAATCTGCATGTGTTTATAATGTGTGCCACCTTGCACAAGCCCTCATTTTCTTTTCTCCGTGAGGGTTATTTAACTACAGCACAGCTGTCATGTGTAACGGAGGTAACACCTCATGTGATGAATAACCTTACCTGAGGTTGGCTCTCCACGTGAATGTCTAGGCTTTAGCGCGGAGGGCTACATCAGCTTTGTGTCATGCAGGTGACCCGGGTTCAAGTCAGTCACACTGTGTGATAGTGAGATTTGTGGCCTTTTTTTAACGTAAATGCAGGGTGATTAACTTATTTGACTGTCAGAATGTCAACATTTGTTATAAATGCACAAGGCTTCAAGGGGACATATAAAAATCAGAAGAATGACGTCTGTGGCTTTTGTGCATGTAATGTAGGATAGTGGTGGTATGCTTCTGCCTAGTTTTTACTTCCATTTGATATTACCACCCATGCTTCTCCAATGCACTGATACCTGCCTATTTTCtctctgtttagtgtgtgttgtcAGCTCTGAGCTCTGGCTGCGTAGCTACATGGTAGCGGTTGGGCAAGTGAGTGGGTGAGGTGGGT is a genomic window containing:
- the si:dkey-82o10.4 gene encoding m-AAA protease-interacting protein 1, mitochondrial; this translates as MMQRFTCIATCRELRGLVKRSYVSSLASPLNRTYSTMAKQPLCRSLTSTYTCTAGPLGEPTAQCSLHNLWRQSVFFPHEKYRHYCTERENERKRTGGHGHHGITVVGIPDPLTWIRNKVHIYLIELYFQLGINSVEFDNGVKQALVHVSTMMSNGNFEELRGLVSTEMVVYAQQRCRALSETQRRHLAISLDDIIFILPEEVSIVFDSNGRKFCFIVIRFWHMSTADVPEDPESTKIFKMAATEEDGPQKKIVTAVYEFHRELTRGAEPDWTVTNIWHWHWKQIG